aaaataatttttcgtAATTTACTCTTTTTGCTCTTTTCAGTAAAACAACTCTTCATCAAATTCGGACAAAAATTAGGTTTTGCTCTTTTTggagttttgttttgttagaTGTATTATTATCATGTTGTatgatataaattttatattatatatattatgaaaaaatattataaaatgaatttgaaatcgaaaattttgatttcaaaaacttCATTATTGAATTATAGAACCGATTTTGCATAATTCgaaattgaaaaaatcaatTTCCATTCCGAATCCTGAATTACCGATTTTTCATAATTCgaaattgaaaaaatcaatTTCCATTCCGAATCCTAAATTACGAGGCAAATTGAAATTTTCGATTTTGCACGCTCCTCACGTTTGGATCCACAAATAAAGGAAAGGATATCAAACTGAGCAGGAAGGTAGACATGAGAATGAATccttaagagaaaaaaaaaaaaaaaaaaaaagacatgagGACGGTTGTGTATTGTCGTGGCATGATTGGGGTGGCCTAACTGTGTTGTGTTTTGGATAGGTGCTGGGAAGATAATTGGCTGGTGCGGACTGGGGACATATTGGCCGGTGCGTCCTCTACTACCTGCTGGCTGCTGCTTCTTGATTTGAGATACGAGTATGGTGCCTAACATGGCGGCTTGATTATTAGCAGTACCAACCGCAGGTTGTTGTATGAGAGAAAACGCCGGTAGCCGGCTGGACTGCCTACCTTGCCTTACCTTTCCACTCCTAAACCGAAAAATAGAGAAATAGCAACACACTAACTAACATATACTACTGGTCATCTCCGGCTCAGGAGGAGCAAGCAAGGGTTTTTTTCgccttgccaaaaaaaaaaaaaatggttcaaCAGGGTCACGTGCTACTGCAGCTACCATTTCAAACCCAATCCCttcaattcttcttcttctgcagcagcagcagcagcagcaaatgCTGCAAacccaagaagaagaagaagaagaagaatggaCCACCCATGATTATGAATGCCGCCTCTACTACACTTGACCACACATTTCGCCCTCCTTGTCCACCCTACCTCTTCCCcttccctcctcctcctccacctcTCTTTCTCAAGCATCTGCCCATGTCGCCAGTTTCCTTGCGCCACAGGaaaaactccaaatctttcgcAACCGCCGCTGCACAACAACCCCCTCCCCCGGATTCCTCTCCTCCTCCTTCCTCCCCGCCAAGACTGCAAACCCTTGCCCGGAGGTTCTGGAAAGTTGCTGCTCCTTATTGGTACTCCTCCGATGACAAAGTGCAGGCTAGATCGAGGCTGCTTGCTGTTTTTGCTCTCACCCTTGGAACCACCGGTATCAGTGTTGGTTTCAACTTCCTCGGCCGTGACTTCTATAACGCTCTTGCCAGTACGACTACCCATTCCACCCtccctccccaaaaaaaaaaaaaaaaacctttcttcACAATCACTACTACTGCGTACTATATATCCTTACAGttgtctctttcttcttctttctcgtAGCTCATCTCATTTTGTGTCTgaattcctttttgttttcattgttTAATCGGTGCTGCAGACAAGGATCAGGAGCAGTTTACCAAGCAATTGCTATATTACCTCGCTGGTTTTGCGGGTGGAATTCCGGTGAGGATGGCTCCACTTTCTTTAGGTAtttgttgtttctttctaaAATTAGGCTTTATCCTCCGTGAGCCATCTTTACTTTACAatctttgcttttcttttcctttttctttaaaataattaatgaaaatattttGCAATATCTCAGGAAGGTTGACACACTAACCAACaatgggaaaaaggaaaaaaaataaaaaaaaaggcactCACAAGCTAGCTATCATTCTTTCGTGCTACCTGTACAAATACTTGCAGTGATAACACAATTATGGACAGAGTACTTCTCAGATATCCAAAGCTGGGGGAACAAGTTACATTGGACCTTAAACTTACTTTTCTTGGCAATATACTAGTGATCATAACACCTCTATGTGTGCTTGATGTAGGagtgttgtgattttatttgaAAGTGGCGTTTCAACACTTACTGATATAGGATCATAAGGTGAGATGGTGGCTTAGTTTTGTTAACTATGATGTTGGACCAAAGCTAtggataaataaaataaaggtaCGTAAATAACTTCCTAGGATGAATTTAATTCTTAATATGACTACCTTCTCGAAAGTTACTAGCTtctcttatttattttctttcagaAGGGCAGGGTAGGCGTGAAATTGGGGGCAAGGGGAAGCCAAAAGGGGTGGAACTGTGAAAAAGGAATAAAGACCTTTTACTATTTTGGCTCTAGTTTTTAAAATCCTTATGATGTTTCACATGTTGATTGAATGTTGTGCTCCCATTATCCACAGTACTAATTCGTGGATTAACACAGATACAAGTATTAAGCCTAATGAGCTTTGATCACCgcaattttattttcttttagttatGCAGCCAACAATAaggtattttattttagttcattaaATTGATTATGTCTTTTATGTTAAATAAGTAGATCTTCAATATGGAATCACAGTTTCActataattatttcaaaaacaGTTTGAAGGAtacaaaatactaaaaaaatgaGATCTGTAGATGCAGTAACAGCTATAATATTTCTGTTCCTGTCGAGCATTCATACTCTCATACTCACAAAGTTATTTTGCAGTTTTTTGTTTTGCGAGATTATGCAAGAGATACACTTTCACTAAGATGGAGGTCTTGGATGACTAGCTATTATATGGAACGATATCTGAAGAATcagacattttataaaatacaATCTCAGTCAATACTCGACAACCCAGACCAAAGGATCGTTGATGACTTAAGTTCCTTCACAGGAAcagctctttctttttcattgaCACTCTTCAATGCTGCAGTAGACTTGATTTCTTTTAGCAACATCTTATATGGCATATATCCGCCACTTTTTGCTGTTCTTCTTGTCTACTCTGTTGCTGGAACAGCCATAAGTATTTTCCTGGGAaaggtattttttttaatcttcgaaatttcacttttgtcttcttcttcttatagTCGTTTGAACACATGCCCACACATGATATATTTGTAACTTTTGTCTCCGCACTTTGTTTAATGAATCTATTCTGGGAGATAATGCCCTTGTTGTTTCTGATGATATGAAACTTTGCATTAATTTCAGGACTTGGTGACCTTGAATTTCCTGCAAGAGAAAAAGGAGGCAGATTTTCGCTATGGACTTGTACGTGTACGAGAAAATGCTGAATCAATTGCATTTTATGGTGGAGAGGGGAATGAGATGCAGCTGCTGTTACAACGTTTTAGAAGCGCATTTGAAAATCTAACTGTATGGAAACATCTGAGTTTCTCTTTTATAGCTCACAGATCTTTAGAACAATGTGTGATTGACAGCCAGATTGCCACATGTATTTGCAGTTAATATGTCTATACATAACATTGCCTATATTGCTCCATCTGGCACCTTTATTCACATGAATGAGAATTTATATTGATCTGATAATCCAATCAAATCATGATATTTGGCATGATTAACATGCCATTGCTACAGACTGAAAATCATGTTGCAACATGCATTACCACTCAAGCATATTTCTGGATTACTTAAGCCAATAATTGTCACGTGCCTATGATCACCTTGTAAAGGCTCTGGCTTAAAATCTGCCACCATTTTCACATAATTGCTTTTGATGAGCTTAATTGCTAATCTTTTCTATCTACACGATTTGGTGCCTCATAGCTTTCTGACAATTCCATTGATAAGCTCAGGCAACAGGCAGCTTATTCTTTCCAAACTACAAATGGAGTTTGATGAGCTTATTCTTTCTGACAATTGCTAATCATGTTGCGGGATTTCTTTGTGATCGCTTTCTGATCCTCCTTATAACAGAGAGGTTTATGCTGTTGCAACAAAATCTGAAGCTTAGAACATTTTCTTTTGTGTAATCAATTTTTAGTGCTATATTCCTTTTGAACCAATGATGCCTAGGTCACCTGTCAACTGACAAACATACCTAGGAGGAGTTCTTTATACTTTTGAATGAAGGAATAGCATCCTAAACAAAGAGCGAAAGCCACCTAACTTTATGAATTTTTAATGTCATCTTCTCTGTACCAGTCATGTTTGTGTTCTTTTCTTGGTCATATTTTTCTGTTTATATATCATTGAATATGTTCTCAAGATTCCTTGTCTCATGTTCATTTTCGTTTTACAGCAACTACTGATATCTTCCAGAAATCTGGAGTTCTTCACCAATGGCTACCGGATTCTCATACAGGTTCTCCCTGTTGCAGTTGTAGCACCTATGTATTTCTCTGGTAAAATTGAGTTTGGGGTTATAAATCAATCTGTATCAGCCTTCAATCATATTCTTGGAGATTTCTCCCTCATTGTGTACCAGTTTCAAGCTATCAGTGCCTTTTCAGCCATCATTGATCGATTAGGTATCCCGTCTCCTCTTGCTGGACAACATATGGTCTTACTTGTTTGGGCAACATCCTCTTATTTCTTTTCACAAAACCATGCATGCAGGACTGATAACTCTTAAAATTATATAGCGCCATCAAGAAATAGAAGCTCTACAATTGTTTTCTCTTGAATATTCATTAATAGGTATGAAGACTTCAATGACAATTTGAAAATGATTGGTTCTGGCTTAAAGGGTTGAtttgtcttcatttttttttcccccaaaacATTAAGAGAATTTTATTGATGGTAAGAGCTTTACAGTAGAGAGCAGAGGCTCAAACAAAGCTAAACAACTTGTGTTCAATGACTCTGAGGATTCATCCATTTCTCATCCATACGTATGCCTAAGGCATAAGAGCTGATTTGCTCACTAATTTCATTCCTATCTTCAATAACTAAACAAAAAGAGCACATTTGAAACAACACCTTTAAACTTTGTATATCCTCCATTAGAGTGCCATCCTGCTGTCCGGAGCTCTCTGAGATGTTAACTGTCTCAAGAGTTCCTTGATCTGCATTTGTGTTTTGATTTGTCTGATTTTTGAAGAATCAACTAATTCAGCAGCATCATCAACTTTTGctattgtttttgttttcctaaAATACTGCAGTAGTTGTTTAAAACTGATTTACTAGGAACGTAAATGTGCTAGGCATATGCTTTATTAAGGTTTTCTTGATCAGTCTGGGCCAACTCTTAAGGTTTTGCTGCCCTCTAAATCATCTGTTTATACTGGAGCAGTAGTTTTCCCAAAGTTTAATTCCGAAAGACTACGTTCAGCTCTCTTGGGTTTTTCTGCTAAAAAGCTGTCCTTCAACCAAATTATTGTCATTTCTCTTCATCAGCTACCAAATTTGTGTGGTTGTGCAGGGTTTCCTACTGTTTTTCTGCACCAATAATGTAATGTAACTTGGTTCACATTTATATTAGAGGACTACAAGAAATAAGTAAATCTGAAAATCTACTATGCCTTTATTAGTTAATGATTGGATAAAGACATTTGAAATGCTTCTCTTGAATGCAGGAATGTGATACTCATCTCTGAGAAACAAAAGATAGCTTGTGGGACTGATGTTCTGTGTTTCTTTTTTTGGAACTATGGCTGAGATCTTTTTAGTATTTGGTTAGTGTtgtgatattttaaaaaaattgtccaAGGAGCAAAATGATAGTGCACATAATtgattttctttggtttttcTATTTACCTCAAATCATGTACTTTTCTATATGTTTCTGTTCTGGTTCCAACCAGTCAAAAGCTTCTTGTATCGGTTAGACTTTGTGCACTCTGACCAACAGGTTCCAGATTATATAGGATTGTTGATATGGATTTATCATCCCACTTGTTTCAATACAATTTTGTAGATACTATACTAATGAAATGAGCAATTCACTGATAATGGTCATACATGGTTATTTTTTTACTTTGTCATCATTTCTGGATGTGTACTAGTTGTGATAATCTGATTCAATTGGTgaacttcttcaaattttcaGATGAAACCcaaaggaaaaatgcatttGGAGGAATGGAAGCCCAAAAAAATTAAGTATGCCACTTTGCAGATGGCAGCCTAAACTTTCTCAAAACCTCAAAGGGCAACCATAACTTTTCTGCAAATTAGCaacctgaaaatttttacattttgtgAAGTGATGACAATATAGTAATGCTGGCAACATAAACTAACCAAATGACGTGTGTATGTAGCTATATGTCTCTCCAGCAGAAATTATCTTCACATGGAATATGGTACTTAAAATGTTGTAGTTAGATCTCTGTGATTTTGTCTGGAATTGCCTGCAGTTCTTATGTATGAAGACTTTAGATCTTGCAATGGTACAGGTGAATTTGATGATGTCCTGGATAGCCAGAATATAAAAGGTCGATCTGAATCCATGGAGAGAATCCTGATTAATTTCTGCAGTATAAGTGCAATGGAGACCTTGGAAACTAATGGATCTTTTTCCCTTGACAAGTCTGTAAAACTACTTGACGTTGAGCACTTGACCCTTCAAACGCCAATGAGTGGAACAACACTTATAAGGGACTTGTCGGTTGAGATATGTGAGAATGATCATTTGCTGGTTGGATTCCCTCTGTATCTTCTCTTTCACTCATATGTTAGTTTGGTAAGATTCTATGGAATGTGATAATCAATAATGTATCCCTTACTTAACAGGTAGCAGGACCAAGTGGAAGTGGCAAAACATCATTGTTGAGAGCTCTAGCAGGCCTTTGGAACAGTGGTCATGGAAAAATCACATTCTACGTAAAGGATGCTAGAGATCCTCAGTCATCCATTTCTCAAGAGCTAGCTTCCTGTGTAGTAGCTTCTACACATGAGACAGATGGAAATCTGCACAGCCTTAGACAGGGGAGCACTAGAAGTCTATTCTTCCTTCCCCAAAAACCATATATGGTGCTAGGAACACTTCGTCAGCAATTACTTTATCCTACCTGGACTGGAGATCCAACTTCTGCATTGGATGCTGCTAAATCAACAGGTAACATGTATTAGTGCTGCTGATTTCTTGCCCCAAATCTTTGAGTACTATTGTGTATGGAAACTGGATTATGGAGTACCTTATTTTGCCTCTCGATTTGCCTCAATCTTGTCGTGTTTTTATTGTGCATGTGATGTCAAAAAATGGTGGCTGGATAAGTTTCTAAAATCCCTATTCACACCCAGATTTTACTTCATAATGTATGGAAGCAGGGCCTTTTGTGTCTCAAACAACTATCCACAGCTTGATTTGTGCTGCTGTTTTTAGCATTTTTGGCACATGCTTTAGTTtctattataaaaattttcccTTACAGTTGATCATTTCTAGAAATTGGAACAACTCTGTGTTTTGCAATTCTTGAAGTTAATGTTAGAAGGCTCAAAGTCAACCATATCCGGGTGATTGGAGTAAAGTTTTACATAACTACATCAAGGGAAGATGGTtatttttttctgaaaatttaCATCAAAAAGCCTTGCTGTAGCTTTTAGAGTTTGAGGTTAAATAAATGAAGGAATAAGCTTGCTCTTTAAAGCATTGAACTAGGAACTTCCTCGCTTCCTGTATTGCAAGCGGACCTTCAGGAGTGACATTTCATTTGTAAATAGTAAAGCTGCATGCATGGTTTAACTCTGAGATGAGAAGTGGATGAGATTGGCGTGAAGACAGGCCATGTTTGAAGTGCTTTTGTTGGCATCAGGGTAATGGCAAAATCTTTGGGCAATAGCTTGTTAACTGGGGAATGATAGGTTATATACATTAGGTAGTTGAAAAAGGCAGAGAGGGTGGTGTGAAAAGTGGCCGCATCCAGCCATGTGTATATGTAGGAAATGCACTTTTAGAAGTTGTTTCAATGTAGCATTTTTACGGCACAACTTTGAGTGGATTGGAGCTTTGTTGACCAAGTCTGCACGGGGACTAGGCACATATATCATTTTATAATAGATGGAACATAAAAACTAGGGCAAGAAATTGTGGGTTTGTGCAATTTACAGCATCCTCATTTAGTTTTCTGGAACTGAAGCATTGCTACTCATTGTTTCCTAGCATACTAATATGGTGATGGACTGTCGTCAATCAAGACTTGCTTACTCATCCTTTTTTAACTGTTTTGGTGAACCTGCTTCCACCTCCCttgcttttccttctttttgttaGTAACTTATCTATAGTTATGTGTCATATTGGTTAAGCTTTCCTTTCTCTCATTGTGTATCTGGTGGATTCCAATATCTGTGTGTTTATGAAACAAATTCTTGATGGGCTATCTTAATGTCGACATGGCATGCTGCTTAGTGGTCTCGACAAAAGAGCATTTGGAATTCCACTGAGataatttctttgattgcatagcTATGCTGCCATTCCTAATTCGTACCCCGAGCATCAACTGCCAGAGCATGAGGCCTTCACCTCCTACAAATGATGATTTAAGACGAGTTCTTGAAGATGTTGGACTTGGGTATCTATTATCACGTTGTAACAGTCTGGATTCCATAAATGAGTGGTCTAATGTCCTTTCACTGGGTGAGCAGCAGCGTCTTGCATTTGCACGCCTGCTGCTCTCCAAGCCATACTTGGCTCTATTGGACGAGGCTACGAGTGCATTGGATGAAGCAAATGAGGTACTGCTCATAGTCTTTGTTTGGAGGCCTCCGGTTAAATGACTAGAGGAAGATCTCAAAAACAAGTTGCAATCTACACACTCATCTAATGCGTTACGTTTTGGATTTATTCTTCTGCTTGCAGACTAATTTATATGGGAAAATTGGAGCTGCCGGTATCACATACGTAAGCATCGGGCATCGGAGGACGCTCTACAATTACCACACCAGGGTCTTGCATATATCCACGGCAGAACCATTGAGCATCCAGCGCAACTGGAACATTGAACCAATTAATCCGGAGAGGGTGTATAATTTGTCAAAGCAGTAGAGCTACGCGGTCCAAACCGCCTATGTGGATGCATGAGATGGTCGATTACCGACATGAAgcgccatttttttttttttttgggggttgtaACCCACAATGGTACAACTCAAAACGCTACAATTCGATTATTACAATCAGTCCAAGGCGGGATCAATACATACAGATCCTGTGTATAGTACGAGTATGTTAACTCATTAACTGTTACTTTATGTGTCGAAACTGAATACTAGCAGTATAtctccttgaaaaaaaaaatatatatttgattGCATTGCAGTCACATTTTTCATTCTATCTTtgcaatcatctttttatttcatatatatcatatcacGAAAAATactacaattttttttccaacttttCAGAGTGAATCAGGAtgaggaggggggggggggatgaagaagaagaaagcgaAGGGGTTACTtgtgttgttgttgttttcaaAGTATTATTGAGGTTTGCACCGATCCACAGGCAATGTACAAGTAGTAGTATACATTGCACCGGATCTGTCAAGAAGGGAATATTTAGACTCTGAAATTTATGCAGTGAGTGAATGAGTTTTGGTACAACTTACAAAGTAGACATGAATTAATGATTTGATGATTCTCCGGCCTCCAATATTAATTAATACTAAATTAATTTAAGCTTGATTAATAGTAATAATTTAAGGAAAGCAGTGATCGTAAAGGTGACGGCActatttgttttgtaatggAAACAAATGGTTCGCCTCCGCCTCCTATAGATTAGCTGTTTTGCTGCCATATTAACAGTTGAATGGATGCGAGAAAAGGGAGGCTCCGTCTCCGTGTTTGACCAGCAATCGAACCCTTAGTTTAAAGTGGCCTAGCAGAGTAGTTTAACTTTAAAGTGCGTTAAATACTTATATCTATTCCAATCCCTTACTTGATTATATAACATTATTGTGTGTGTCTCTTCTTCTCAATTCTATTCGTGTACAAATGATGCATTGCAACTGTATTCGTTTTTTCTTCTCCTTATCCTTTCCTCTGTGAAGTTTGGATTCCactcttgagagaaaaagaagaaaggtaaaaagaagaaaggttgCAGAGCAGAATGGGTGAAATAATGTGTGGATCACATATCGTAATTTGTGACCAgagatgatatatatatatatacatatagatGGCCGTTGGTATGGCCAGGGAAAGGGGGATTGGATGGAAAACCCGGCAGCAGCAGATTCAGCATGCAGCTGCTGGAGGATAGCGTACAAATCGTCTCGTCTGCTCACTggcaaattttattttattacttttttgggTTAAAAGAAAAAGCCGTCCGTCCCCAGGTCACCGTCTGGTGTCTGTATAGACTATATGTAGACTCCATCCCCATTCAACTCTAAACACTTGTCCGTTTTGTTTAATCCGATCGAGACCTTGGATTGTGATCGCAGCACGTGTAAATTCCACGGACTTTCAGGAAATTGCTTTCTTTTTACTTGCAAACCTCACGTGCAATTCCGCCCTCTAATTCCCGTAATTTCCTACTTTCAGCTTGCATACTTTCAATCTATATTACTAGGCCTCCCCGTCTCCATCTATAAGCATATATATACTTATTATTTATCAGACTGAATGCTAGCTATCTTCCTTCCTTCACGTAGGTTTTACATTAACTCAATTCGTTTCAAAAAATGACGAGCGTTATAAAAAATAACTAACTATTTTCGATTAACAGCTCGCTCTACTTATAATCACcacaataatatatatatatatagcgaCACGGAAGGCAAATTGACAGTTTCTCCTATCGACAGTCTTTTTCAAGACTCGATCCACCACATATGAGCATGaagttttaatttcttgaagcAAATTTAGTCACAAGCGAAATTGATGTCGggaattttataaaaaaaaaaaaaaaaaaaaatagccgcAGGGATTTGGCACTTTGCATGATCAGCGCATGATGTAGGATACTGGTACAAATTAGTTATTGTAGATCGAGGAGAGGTACAATGGAATGAGAAAACAATTCCTTACATTATTCTTCTGAAGTCTGATCTTTCATGCAGATCAGCTTCTGAAGGTTACTAACATATATACGTGTGTGCGTGTGCAATACAAAATTCACATCGATCACACATCATATCATAtcatatgtgtgtgtatatatagatatatgtatgtatatattacTAGTAATTATATATTATTGTTACTTAGAGACGAGTAGTAGTAATTGACAGTGGTGCAGATTATCATCACTCATATGCGGCGAATTTCGGGACGAGAGGTCTCCCGTTCAACGACATTATTCCAAAGTCATATCCTCCTCTTTTTGTATCGCATTCGTAATTTCTCTCCCACAGCTTTTCATGGCaagaacatatatatatatatatatatatattcttgatCAAATGGCGGGAATTGCAGCAGCAGCTGGTTCTACTGCTGGTGTTATGTGTATTAAATACGTACATGTTTATTCGCTCACACATTTATTTAGTGAAAACTAGAAGGGGATTTTCATCTtcactttcttggactaaagacGTGTTTCTCCTAATTTCTACTTTAATTACTACAGGACGtatttttctttctgttttgacTGTTTCCCATGCATCGCTATATTATTCTTGATCCTCACTTCGTACGTACGTACCCGTCACATAGTCATATACATATTGAGCCAGCTCCCACCCTGTCTCTGTCTGTATCTCATTAATTCTCAaggcctctctctctctctctctcaacctTAAAACGTACACTCCAATCACTATTTGCCTCGAAGTCGATCCTGATCAATTTGGCCAGCCTCCGGTCTGATCTCTCCTCGCTGCTGTTTAGTGCTTTCCCTTCCCAATTAATTAGTCACCTGATCTGCTCTCCGGCCGGGGCGCTCACTTGTTCACTACTAGCTAATTAGGTCAGTACCAATATCCGTCATTCTCCCCAGCTCCTTCTTCACCTGGTCATGCACCACCCCCTTCGCACCTATTAATCAAGTAATCAATTTCTTCACCATCCTCCTCCCTCGTCTTTAATAACTTCTTCTAATCATGTTTTAAACCTGCATCCTGATATCTGATTAACGTTTTCGAGTCCGTCTCAGGAATCTAGTCAGATACCAAATGAATCTGAAGCGAATGGGCATGTATAGGGTACTGAACGTGGCTAGCTAgggtttctcttcttttcttttaagcGCAAAACAACTACTGGTCGTTCAGGAAGAACTTAATTTAGCTTAAAATCTACGTCACTTCTTTCATAAACGCGAGTACGTAAGTCGCATTCATGGCAGATTTTTAGGAGGCTGCGATGTTCTTACTTACTTAACATCTAGCTAGGCATGTATGTTTGCTCTATATATATTCTTGAACACTTTTTTAACTGAAGAAGGATACATATATAAACGGATTAGCCAGGTGGGTGGCAACTTGACTAGTGGCTAGCTAAAGCTAAGGATGATGCCAGCAGCAACCGGTCAGTTCTCGGTTCCTCCTGGATTTCGTTTCCATCCCACCGATGAGGAGCTACTTCATTATTATTTGAGGAAGAAGGTCTCATATGAAGCCATCGACCTGGATGTTATTAGGGAAGTGGATCTCAACAAACTTGAACCTTGGGATCTCAAAGGTAAATTAGAGGAGGAGTCTCCTGATTCTCATCATTCGCTCATGCAACATATATGCTGAATGAACAATGTATTACGAATTACAATAATTGTGTATATGTTTGTGTTGTCCTCCGTTCTGATCGAGTacaccttttttttaaaaaaaaaataaataaattatatatgATCACCAGTCActacgaaaaaagaaaaaagaaacctcCTGATACATCTGTTTGTTGGACCTTATAACATGCTCTAGTATATTGCATCCCGATATATGGATAGTAAGACTGATCATCAACAAGTTTAGTATCCCCGACAAGTTGGTACAgaattaataatgccatgcACATAGTTCGTAACCTAGCTAGATAGCTATTACATAATCACATAAATATATCAGCAAGTATAAACGGGAGAATTTTTTGTTTGCAGAAAAATGTAGAATTGGA
The DNA window shown above is from Coffea arabica cultivar ET-39 chromosome 5e, Coffea Arabica ET-39 HiFi, whole genome shotgun sequence and carries:
- the LOC113736807 gene encoding ABC transporter D family member 2, chloroplastic, which encodes MVQQGHVLLQLPFQTQSLQFFFFCSSSSSSKCCKPKKKKKKKNGPPMIMNAASTTLDHTFRPPCPPYLFPFPPPPPPLFLKHLPMSPVSLRHRKNSKSFATAAAQQPPPPDSSPPPSSPPRLQTLARRFWKVAAPYWYSSDDKVQARSRLLAVFALTLGTTGISVGFNFLGRDFYNALANKDQEQFTKQLLYYLAGFAGGIPFFVLRDYARDTLSLRWRSWMTSYYMERYLKNQTFYKIQSQSILDNPDQRIVDDLSSFTGTALSFSLTLFNAAVDLISFSNILYGIYPPLFAVLLVYSVAGTAISIFLGKDLVTLNFLQEKKEADFRYGLVRVRENAESIAFYGGEGNEMQLLLQRFRSAFENLTQLLISSRNLEFFTNGYRILIQVLPVAVVAPMYFSGKIEFGVINQSVSAFNHILGDFSLIVYQFQAISAFSAIIDRLGEFDDVLDSQNIKGRSESMERILINFCSISAMETLETNGSFSLDKSVKLLDVEHLTLQTPMSGTTLIRDLSVEICENDHLLVAGPSGSGKTSLLRALAGLWNSGHGKITFYVKDARDPQSSISQELASCVVASTHETDGNLHSLRQGSTRSLFFLPQKPYMVLGTLRQQLLYPTWTGDPTSALDAAKSTAMLPFLIRTPSINCQSMRPSPPTNDDLRRVLEDVGLGYLLSRCNSLDSINEWSNVLSLGEQQRLAFARLLLSKPYLALLDEATSALDEANETNLYGKIGAAGITYVSIGHRRTLYNYHTRVLHISTAEPLSIQRNWNIEPINPERVYNLSKQ